A window of Bactrocera dorsalis isolate Fly_Bdor chromosome 4, ASM2337382v1, whole genome shotgun sequence genomic DNA:
CTACAAAAGTATTGTGacattctttattcctgtgaaaacACATTCGATGGCATTATGTATGACTACCACGGGctcgcttgcagaagtccagacgctgaacccaattttcgacggttttcaagcataaatcggccgatattgctacaatttcacgttcgatattcgtacgaagttcatcaatcgtcgctggcttgttggcacaGACCACAGACTCGACGTAGCCCCTCAGGGAATAGTTTAACGGCGCCAAATCGCACGACCAAAGCGGCCAGTGGACtgagccatttcgtgagataacagttcaccaaacttggtttgcAATAATTCgtttgtgacattcgctgtgtggcttgtggcgccgtcctgttggatccacatattgtccaagtctgtatcatccaattcgagtcaaaaatattcgattatcATTGGGcgatagcgattcccattcacagtaacgcaccgatcttgatcatcacggaagaagtatgGTCCAATGGCGCCGCcagcccataaaccgcaccaaaacgtaattttttgggtatgaaatggtGACTCGTGgagtgtggattgctgcctgaccaattaTGCATATTTTACTTATTGATGAAACTATTCAGTCAGAAACGTGCCTCATAGCTGAAAATGATTTCCGGATTcatttcaagttgttgctcagcccaattcacgaaaatttgacgattctggtggtcaagcatTTCGTaatgtgcctgtggattcaaattttccTACTAGACATTTGTTGATCTAACaagacgattatgacgaccataaacaGGGCGTAGCGCTCTTAATTCCGAATTTCGTTATTTTCATATCTTCGACTCGCTGTTGGATCGTATagctttccatgatgaaatggcgaaccttactgaagaaaaatgtcaaaaaagagaaaaaaatggcgtccctattgaaaaatcTGATATTTTGATCCTGATTAGAAGTGGTTAGTTAATGTCGCACGGAATTCTGAACTATTAAAAAACTAGCTTTCTAATACTCTACATCGATTCTCCAATGGTTAAGGTTATTAAATGTCAACATGAGTTCAGAAGTCTTTGGTCTAGCAAtggaagatttttaaaaatgaaaatatgttttttatcttCACCTAGTGTTATATAATTGTTATTACCGTGTGATAAATTAATCataaccaaaaaatgaaaaacaaaaaagaagaacaCAAGAAACGCTTTGCCCTCTTAAGATCGCCGAGAGTCGCTATGGTACTCGTTCTCACTTTGACAATTTTGAGCGATTAGCATAAGAAGACACATAAAGCGATTTGTGAGAGGAAGTAGCGCCGTCTTTTTGCATTTCTTCTCGCTAGCACTTTGACAATTTTGAGCGATTAGCATAAGAAGACACATTAACCGATTTATGGATAGAAGACGCTATCTTATAGCAACACTTCTCGCTCCAACTTGGACATTAGCCTAAAACAAGTTAGAGATTTCAGTTTACGATGCGGCCTCTTCGTGTGTTCATAGGCTTTTCAGTCCATGtattgaatttattaatttattgaaatacttaattttaattaacaaaatcacgtcttttaattatttctacATATTGTAGACTTATGTTTATGGAATCGAAACTTTTTCCCTAAAACTTCTTCGAAATTTGTGCATAAAAATCAACCCTGCTCAATATATATAGTCAAATACATACGTAGAGTatctattaaaatatgtataaatgtatgtgtaaatctaatatagaaatttatgacaattattgaaaaataacctCATGAATATAGATATTCCTGAATTCAAATTATTGATCATTCGCTTCATAACACACACGTTTGCacttttgtttggaaaattatgtatataacgATGATAACTGTgtgcaatttaaatataaaaccaCCATATACAGCTGAACTATACGAAtgtaaaattatatcaaaacaaattgaaactgagatacttacatacatatgtatgtatgtgcatacctACATTCTTTGCGGTAGCCTcggtatttacatatttgttaattactacaatatacatatgtacacatgtaataACTTTTTACAAGTAAATGATGACTCATTTACTCTATAAAGAACAGATCGAATACATTATAAttgaatcaaattaaaaaaactgaacCCACACCCATTTAATACTGATCCAAAGTCGACGTTTTATTAATTAAGTTATGAATATTGACACATAAGCTACCTAAGATGTACACAAAAACAAACGAGCCTAAATTCCAAAAAGAGAAAATCACAGTGGATATATTTGTACGCAGAAGATACTGCTAATCactaaacgaatattttcttACCTCTTGCTCTGGATAAGCAATCATAAATCAAGTcagtgaaatatacatattgtttATAACAAGAAAGTGACTAACTGTATTAGTATAAACATTCAtaccaacaaaagcaaagcaatcATGATAAATACTCTCGTTTTAGGGTAGTGCAAACTAAGTGACTTGGGAGAGCACCAGCTCATTGTCAGCTGATCGTTAAAAggtaaacatataaaaaaaaacgctaaaTTGAAAATCTCATACCCCTCACAAAGTCGCATacgtgaaattaattaaagattaaaAGGTTAGGTTATCGTcatctaaaatacaaaataatataacatcactttcataagtttacaggagaaggaaaaacaatataatagaaaccactcataatgaaacaaaatttcagttttggttaaataatgattatatattatttatatctgACACCGGAAGCTGAACTTATACTATGTAATATGgcgtagtgaatcgtaagcaataaaaactcaattttggcattttaggtgacgatttgTATATTCACCTTTAAACACCCAGTTCAACAACTGAAATCGAAATAAATCGCTAGTCAGTCCTTATTCTGGTCTATTCTTATCCAGCTAACATTATCTTTGCCAGTGAGAAACAACATTAATTTTTACCGACCGTTATTGTTAATGGTATTAACATAGTCTGAAagtaaagtatgtatattcatattaataaattaaatatacgtACAAAGGTATGAACGTTCACGTAAATAAGCGTTTACCGGAAAAATATCGgcacaaataaaagcaaaataatatcaCTTTACGTGCTTGAAAATCAGTGTGCGAAATGATGACATCAACAATGAGACATCAGCTGTGAGAAACAATTGCTTTAACAGTCACTGTCATATAATTAGCTGCACCCAGCTAATAAACAGCAAACAAACTATCACAAAGGATTTCTTTTAAGGTTTCGCCGGGTTAAATATTggataaaaaatcgaaaaacaatgttgcattaaataaaaaaaaaaaatattttttaaatattacaattttattcaaatttcagatatatgtatatctagtaCTTAGTTATTCcggataatttttgttttcggaaGACCAAATTCGGAAGCTTTAGTTATTAAAAGGAAAACGTAATTGAAGTGGTATGTAAACTATATGTAATTGGTGGACTAATTCTTGCCGTCCAAATTATACacctgaaatataaaaagtgaCGTTAGGGTGAGAGTTGGCCCGAACCGAACATTATTCTCATTACTTTCCACATATTTTGAATTCGAACAGTATTTCAGTTGACTAAATAAATCCCTTTACTTCCTAAAGAAATGAACTGGAGTtcattaaacgaaaaaaattcggaaaatttACAAGAAGTCTTTAAATTGAATATTATCATCGATTATAGCGAgtcaattattttcattaaggGGTTAGATAGGTTTGCGgtttcaaaatatcgatttatttattatcctattaaattctacaacatttttagaatattatccttaattttcaagttgatccgagtaatagtttcggaggtACAGCCTAGAGAACTTGTACGCTCTAGGCTAGCTAGCTTAGAAcgtcgtctttaaacgcgtttttctcaaaactgtgtttttgaagtcggttggcaagattactcgcgaactactcaaccgatctttatGAACTTTTACTcaagtctttgagatacaattcttaaagacttacagctatttgaaaaacaaaaaactgtcgCGAAACTTTCACTGAAATGttcatgtttttgtaaaaatgtctgccaaaaatccaaattaccgtttttttccttcgtccaagttctaagttgaTATTTCAACCTATTCTTCCTTTTAGATGATCTTGTAagaagttatcctgccaacgcgggcagtttgtagcaataaataaatctattagaatatttttttttttatgtgagaaaaaattgttgaaaaaatgctgttttttacccgaggaaacccatgtaaccccttaagtcgTAAGTAAATAAGGTACTTATAGTAACttaaattcaaaatacataCCAAACAGTACCGGaaacacttatttatttatatattcgttCTATGAAGACTACCTATAATTTCTGATTTCGACCGAACATTTTGATCTATTTCAAAACATATGAAACCGATATACATTATCATCTCTCTAGCAGAAAATAGGCTTGTCGTCGGTACAGCAAATAAACTTTCTAAAGCAATTATCCgatagttaaaatatttataatcacTCAGCGCTGAGTTCATGCTTAAGTGCTCTgaccacaaataaaaaaaaattgtatatacttgtatgtaaagcaaataaataaataatatagctGTGTGATCGATTTTCGATCTCGTTTTCAACACAAGTTGACTCAACTGATGCTCCAAGTCACATCTTATCTCGTTACTTATTTAGacacatgtacataagtatgtttgtatgctgtatatttgtgtataatcACTTGCGTACTTATctggttttgttattgttttcggcGTTTGATTTGCTGTGACGCCTAAGTCGGCTACCGCTCGCCACTGAAGCAATCGGCCGAACCGCGAATCGAGTGGCAGTTCGCGACGGCGCGCCGGCTTTAACTTAAACCAACTTCTCGAATCAGTTGGCAGTTTAAGTTTTACTTTGGAGGCGAGTAGTTCATAACATTTGAGTTGTTTTAAaggcataaaaaaaaaaaatttttttcacactttattaattgtattttgtgtaagtttcgtaaatttttgacaaaatgaaaTTTGTCATTTTGCTAGCGCTATCGCTGGCTGTGTTGGCTAGTGCTCAGCATGCGAGCAACTCACATCTTGTTTGCTACTACGATGGCAGCAGTTATGTGCGCGAAGGTAAGGCAATAAAAAATCGGTAACAcaatttgttacaaacatacatacacttgtatttatatggaaaaatatataaaaaaaatcgtatcaaACTGGATAGTAAATGAAGTGCAGGcgattttgaatatatttgggGATATTAGGTGGAACTGTCAGTGAAATTTGCATActtcaaataataacaaatgaaaCTGAAAGTGCACAGCCTTCAAATTTCTCTAGATTGGAATATTCTAGAAATTCGCTTACACATAAAAAATACACGATTAACAACAATTGAAATAGGACTCAACAAAACTCAACGTTTCTCTGCCCaagcatatttatacataccaTACAGTTACTCAAacttgtatttataaaatatgtacatatagcatAATACTGAAGCTAAAGGTTATCAAGCGTCGTTTCAAACCGAAATAGCACACATTATAAATAGAAGCCGGTGATTGTGGTTAGTTTAGAATATAAGACATCTAAATGAAACTGAAGccgtattatatttatttttgttaatagcataaagtttggtttttgattGATAAAATAACACTCGAGTCTGAAAACAGTTGTGAGAGGCATCATGCCTTAAAATTTTGTAACGGAAATTAACTCCAATACAGAATAAACCAAGAATCACTAAGCTTTTCAAGcgataacaaataaaaataaataacttcacATTCGTTTGCAACGAAGCCATAATACCCTTTCTAAATACAAAATCCTTACAAGAATTCATGATCCATTAGACAACAGCAATCCAacccaaatttagtgaagatatgtTGTCAAATGATAAATTTTTCATGCAAACATTGGAGTCTGATAGTTCAgtcaactatatgttatagtgatacatatcggcggttccgataCTTAAGCAGCTTCGAGGGAAAAAAGAACGTATGGAAATTTcttatcgatatctcaaacactTAGGAACTAGTTcgagtatatacagacagacagatggacatggcttaatcgactcagctaatcatgctgatcatttatacatatatttttatattaggcTGCCAAATATCTCCCATCcgcttttttgatatttactcAATGCTTacaaaaagtgttacagtgatcggatttagttcaaatatgtgccgtttcgttcgataatctgtttccatctagacggcaacttcataataccacCCTCGTATAAGCCCTCCtacttatttgcgaagaactcggacagcctcttttgagttcaattttacaccaacaagggcattCGCCATGGATaagaacaggtggtaatcacttggcggcGATGTCCCGGCTATACGGTGGATGcttaaaacctcccatccgagctccatccatcaacgaagtgtgtggtttGGCGTTTCCCtagtggaacactacacccttcctgtgggccaattctggacgcatTTGGTCGtccgcctgcttcaagcggtccagttgttcgcagtagatggtagaattaagcgtctgggcatatgggagcagctcatagtggatgactCCCTTCTAATACCACCAaatacacagcaaaaccttcatGAGCGTCAATCCCGGTTTGGCCACTGTTtgagacgattcaccggccttcgaccaggAAGATTTTCGCTTGATTTTGTCGTATGTGATCTATTTTTCGTCGCctgtcaccatccgcttcagatcgcaggcgttgattcggtcccgAAGGTTTTTTTGCATCAAATCACGCGGCACCCAAAAATCttcttctgcagatggtttaaaatggtttggtgactaactcccatcttctgggcgatgtcacgaggtGCCACATGCCGGTGTAACTCGATGTTTTTCATGATTTGATCAGTATTTATGAAGATCGGCTGAGGAGCTCTCGAGAAATTTTGCCAAACAACacattttcgagaaaaacgcatttaaagacgacgcacttagcctagctagccttgAGCGCACAAGCTCtgaaggctgtatctccgaaactgttAATCgtttcaacttgaaaatttaggacaatattctagagattctgtagaatttaataacacaataacaacaaagcgactTTTGagacccgtaaacccatgtaacagCTTAATGCCTTTTAGTCGATAAATCGTTATTATATTCTTAGCTTATCTTTCATAACGTTTTGGCCCCATGCCATCGAGTCCTCTCGACTGTATGGAAATGAACTCGTTCAGTTATATCAATCTTTTCACGATAAGCTGAAAAAAATTCCTCTTCTAATTACTTCCTATCGATATCGCACTCAACTCACTTACATTTTCTTTATGCctacgaaaaaattaatgataatgTTAGCAATAATACGAAAAATAttaacacaaaaattattattttttaagttgattatcGTATTATATTATCTTGTTTTTAGAAAACAAGCGAATCTCCATAATTATGAAGCCGATTTATACTTCTATAGAGGCCAATATACCTCTCATAGCATACATCATGAGAGTACGTGACCGCACTGATTAAGAAGTAGGCAGCAATTAAAACcgcataaatacatttatatatgattttggtatttttgtataaaaaccaAAGTCAGACTAAGCCTTCATACACACAATTATGTGTTATTTCTGATATTtctatatgtctgtatgtgatTCCCACGTAAGTAGAACAAGTCTTAATTGcctatgaaaatgaaaatgtgccACAAGAACAAAGTGATAACCTCTCTGACCAATTTGTTTTGTAGagtgttttgtaaatttttacgaTCTGcaattatatacttatgtatgtattcttaATTCTCCATAGTTGTATTTATTAAACTAATGGCGGAAAGAAATCTGGAGTAATTATGAGTGACAAGTTGTTTACACGAGCTAGCTGCAAAgagtttatattaataatacgcccaaaaacatacaaattgatgtacatatgtatgtatagtagcGTGAAAAGCGGTGATTCACTTACAGACTCGTTAATTAATTATGAATTGATCACACATAAAGATATGCTAacgaattatgaattttaatggaaaatatataaaaaaaaattattactcaaaACATTTTAGGCACGACTGCATATAGCTTTCTATTTCTCACATTTAAGTGCTATGTAGAATTCCCTTTCTAAAGGAAAATCttattttcatagaaaaaaactaacaaaaaatttctcaaaacacTACGCAACTCTATTAAAGTGGCAATTACTTTGAAAAGTAgtgatttatattttcttttatatcatggatatatgtatgtataactaacCTAATTTAATATGCATTCGAGTTCATTTCATAAGTGTTGGCAGTCATAAGATCAATTACtttcaattgaaaagtttccgagaaaaaattaagttgttttttttctgtcaTTGTACGTGGGTGGCTGTaaacaaatcaatttttttccgTTGACAGttggctacaaaaacaacaccaacaacaacagcgggcAGTTAGTTTTCAAAGCCATGTGTGTAAGCCACACAGACAATTGGAGAATGATTTATAGCGACTTTGgcataaatgaataaaaagcaacaaattcaATACGTGTTCCGTTTCTCGTTTAGATTGAAGCATTTTCTACGAATTTCAGATTTATGTTTGCTATTGTTCGAAGGGCATTTATGTGCGGATAAGCGCGAGTAATAATAATTAGCTTGTGATCTGCTGAACCCGCTATGTCAATGACATAAAATATCAGTAAGTGCCGAGTGCCAATATTTACAAGCAAAGCAATAAAGGTCTTggaaatacaattattttattatttatgccaAAAGTTTCATATACAAACATGCTGGGGCTACCAATTAAAAGTCTacctgaaaatgaaaaatttacttGGTTTATACCTccacatatctatatatttttatatataaatataaatatgtatatgtatgttgtctGACCCCAGCATTGATTGCTTCTGAGAAAAAAAGTAAGTCCCCTGCTAAAAGCCCCTAATCCACTGCCTTCAGCTTGAATTGGCTGGCTGTCACATGCGACACTGAGCTCAAGTCTACTTAATTCGTATTCAGCGAGCATATAAGATGATGCTAATTGTTTAAGCAACAAACCAGCAATATACAAAGCAACGcagaattgaaaatataaagcaattcaagtacatacatacatacatacgtgcaaatatagtatgtttgtaaataagtAATTCAGTTTTTTGCTGTTTACACctttttcgcaatagcaaatTATTTGGATTTGCTTTCGCATATTTTCGCTAAAAGttcagaaaacaacaaaaaacgttaacttcggctgcaccaaagctaatatacccttcacaggtgcatttcttttagtagctatgtgttcagtttgtatggaagccatatgttatagtggtccgatatttgcaattccgacaaataagcagctttttgaagagaaaatgacgtcagcaaaatttcaaaacgatatcttaaaaattcagggactagttcgtatatacaatatgtatacagacagacggtcacggctaaatcgactcagctcaacatacgagtactgatcatttatatatagtatatactttatagagtcaGTCAccgatgcttccttctgggtgttacaaacttcgtggcaaacttaatataccctgttcagggtataaaaatatacaataaataaatgtacatatctacaaattacaaaaaaaaatagatagtTTACACAGAAATTTATAATTGCAATAGAAAATTACTCATACATTGCTTTACATAAGCACATTGCGAGCACAATAAATTAAACCAGGTGGCGACAAAACCTTGCGATTTGCGCCCCACAACGTCAATAATCGATATTAATAACTGTatacaattatttattcaaaCGAAAGCTTGAAACACTTGcattaattatcaaaatataaattcagtatatacataaaccTGCTTCCTGATTAGTCACACATTTAACGAGCCTTTCGCTTTCATTTCACACTCACACAGGTCTCTCCAAATTGCACACAAATGATTTGGAACCAGCTTTACAATTCTGCACGCACCTCGTTTACGGTTATGCCAGCATCAGTCCGACATCAAATAAACTTGTCAGCAGCAATGATAAGCTCGATCTGGACATCGGTTCGGGACTGTACCGCACAGTGACTGGTTATAAGAAGAAGTACCCACACTTGAAGGTGTTGTTGAGCGTTGGCGGCGACAGAGACGAAGTCGATCCAGATAACAACAAGTATTTGACTTTGTTGGAGAGCACCAATGCGCGCATACCGTTCATAAATAGTGCGCACTCTTTGGTGAAGACTTACGGTTTCGATGGTCTCGATTTGGCTTGGCAATTCCCCAAGAACAAGGCCAAAAAGGTGCATAGCGGCATCGGTAAATTGTGGAAGggtttcaagaaaattttctcTGGCGACTTTGTGGTCGATGAGAAGGCCGAGGAACATAAAGAAGAATTCACCGCTTTGGTGCGCGAACTGAAGAACGCTTTCCGTCCCGATGGTTACTTGTTGGGACTCTCCGTCTTACCCAACGTGAACTCTTCACGTAAGTTTTATATGAGTTTCGTTATATTtcatataaacaatttattttttttttctcacagTATTCTACGATGTGCCCGCGATTGTTAACAATTTGGACTACGTCAACTTGCATGCTTACGATTTCCAAACACCTGAGCGCAACCCTGAAGTTGCTGATTTCCCAGCGCCCATTTACGAGCTAAATGAACGTAACCCTGAAGCTAACA
This region includes:
- the LOC105233149 gene encoding chitinase-like protein Idgf4 produces the protein MKFVILLALSLAVLASAQHASNSHLVCYYDGSSYVREGLSKLHTNDLEPALQFCTHLVYGYASISPTSNKLVSSNDKLDLDIGSGLYRTVTGYKKKYPHLKVLLSVGGDRDEVDPDNNKYLTLLESTNARIPFINSAHSLVKTYGFDGLDLAWQFPKNKAKKVHSGIGKLWKGFKKIFSGDFVVDEKAEEHKEEFTALVRELKNAFRPDGYLLGLSVLPNVNSSLFYDVPAIVNNLDYVNLHAYDFQTPERNPEVADFPAPIYELNERNPEANINFQTQYWLNNHCPATKINVAVAAYGRAWKMTKDSGLTGVPPVVETDGVAPAGTQTQKPGLLSWPEVCGKLPNPANQHLKGADGPLRKVGDPTKRFGNYAYRSADDSGENGIWVGYDDPDTAANKAAFVKARGLGGIALVDLSFDDFRGACTGDKYPILRAIKYKL